Within the Bacillus sp. FSL K6-3431 genome, the region AATACTCAAGTGAGTGAGTGGTTAATTTCCATGGTAAAAGATCGATTAGAAGTAGCATTTTTTCAAGATGAACAAGTAAAAAAAATAAGAAAGTCAATAGAAGATGGTGTGGAGCAAGGGAAGCTGACGGTGTTACAAGCCGAAGATGCGTATCAAGGAACACTTTATAAACGGACAGAGGGGCACTTACCAAGCAATTAAGGGAGCACTGACTGTCCTGTGGCGACGTCTGTGTGATCTGCATCGTGAAGGCCTCTGTGTGATTTAAATCGTGTAGGACTAAAAAAGGACAGCTTAGGTTAAGCTGTCCAAAAGCATCTAGGGAGTTTAGGGGTATGGATCTAGATGTATTGTTAAGATTCCCGATTTTTTCAAATTTAAACCTATTTATTTAATTTTGGTTCGATTATTTGATAAAATCGTAAATATACTGCTATGATAGCAGTAGAATTATAGTAGTAATCAAATAAAGGGGCGAATATAAGTGGATATGGATTTTAATCTTTATATGAATGATGTCGTTAGTAATGCACGACAAGATATGGAACAATCTGGCTATAAACAATTGACTACAGTAGAAGATGTGGAACAAGCCTTTGATAAAAAAGGGACAACACTTGTGATGATCAATTCAGTATGTGGTTGTGCAGGGGGCATAGCACGTCCAGCTGCGGCACACTCACTACATTACGACAAACGCCCGGATCATTTAGTAACAGTTTTTGCGGGACAAGATAAAGAAGCTACTGCGAAAGCACGTAGCTATTTTACCGATTATCCACCATCATCTCCATCGTTCGCGCTTTTGAAAGATGGTAAAGTTTGTACAATGGTTGAAAGACATGAAA harbors:
- a CDS encoding BrxA/BrxB family bacilliredoxin; the protein is MDMDFNLYMNDVVSNARQDMEQSGYKQLTTVEDVEQAFDKKGTTLVMINSVCGCAGGIARPAAAHSLHYDKRPDHLVTVFAGQDKEATAKARSYFTDYPPSSPSFALLKDGKVCTMVERHEIEGHDPMSVVNKLQQYFEQYCEEV